The genomic region CAGACTTCACTTTAAGTAAAGCAGCTTCCTCTTTCTGAGCTTCTTTATTACCTGTTCTGGCTGCCCTTTTAACTTTTTCAAGTTTCTTATCTGCAGTTTCCAGATCTTTCAATTGCAGCTCCATGTCTATCGTTTCTTTATCTCTAATTGGATCTATAGAACCATCTACATGTACAATATTATCATCCTCAAAACATCTAAGAACGTGAAGTATAGCATCGGTTTCACGAATATTTCCAAGAAACTGGTTTCCAAGTCCTTCCCCTTTACTGGCTCCTTTTACTAAACCAGCAATATCAACGATCTCCACCGTTGCAGGAATCACTTTTTCAGGATCTACAAGTTCTTCGAGCTTCAGCAGTCTCTGGTCTGGAACGTTTACAACTCCTACGTTAGGTTCTATCGTACAAAACGGAAAGTTTGCGCTTTGTGCTTTAGCGTTACTAAGACAATTAAAAAGTGTCGATTTCCCTACGTTTGGCAGTCCTACAATTCCGGCTTTCATATACTATAATTTAGATGCTTTGTTTTTGCGGCTGCAAAGATAGGTATTAGATTCGAGAATAACATACATCCTTTTAGCAGCTTGACGGAATAAAAAAAGCCCTGTGAATATATATTACAGGGCTTTTAACAAACCTTGAAACAATTTAATTACTCCACAATATACATTTCGTTGGAAGCTCTTATATATTCCTGCGGATTAAATGTGCTTTCAAAACTATTTCTAACCAGGTCTAGTTTCAATCTTAGATTTTTCATCTCATCCTTCAGGAATGGGTCATTTTCATATTTAGCGATCAATTTTTCATATTTTTCCAGATTCTCCAGTATTCTGAAGGTCAGCATCCCAAAACGAATCTTAAGATTCTGTACCGTTAACATCTGGTCGTGATACTCCTGTTTCCAGTTTTCCGGATTGGACTTTCGCTCTTCTACGATTTTATTTTCAGCGATTTTGGAAATATCCAGAATATACTGTGTTCGCTTTTTAGCATCAGTTTCGTTGGTGAATTTTTCAGTAAAACCATTGCGGGAGATTCCGAGGATCTCTACCATGTTGTCTTCAATAGCTTCCTGTTGCAATTCTTTAAGTTCATTAAGGTTCTTATTAATTCCTTCCCATTCGGTTTCGATCAGGTCTTTATCATGTGTAAATTGTGAAATACTAGTGGTGAGTTTGAGCATTTTGATGCTTTTTTCCCTCAACTCTTTATCTCTCCTATTTAATGAACCAACAAACTGACTGATTCCATCGATCAGGCTTCCGGCGAACATTCCCGTAAACGGTGTTCCTTTTGCCAGATCACCTGTCACCTGCAACATATGATTAAGCGCTTCCAGCTTAGCATCGTCTTCTTTCTCTTCTTCAATGTAAGTTTTGAATCTGCCAAACCATTGCTGGTATCCATCATAGTTCATTGGATTACTCACTTTGTCAAGTGTGGAGTAGAATTCACGGGAACTATTAAAAAGGCTTAGAGGTTTTATTTCACGCTCCATAGAAGCAAGGTTAAGAACAGCTGAGCTATAATTGTACTTGTAGACACTTACCGTATTTTTGTCGATCTCTTCCTGGCGCTGCTCTAAAAACTTAACTCGCTCCAGTAGTTTCTCTACTTTTTCTGAAGCCGAATTTGAAGTACGAATGCTTTCATCCAGATTGGTGATCTTGGAATCGATCTCTTTAATTCTGAATTCCAGATTCTGACTTAGTAATGAACGTTCCCGGTTGAGTTCTTTTAATACCTGCTCGGTAACTGAAGCACTCTGATCTTCACTATATAGTTGTGCTGAAGCTGAAAAACTTCCGAAGATAATAAAGAGAGCAGCAAAAAATACTTTATGCATAATTGATTGGTTTTGAAATCCTTTGATAACGAAGAATTGATGGTCATATTTCATGCCACACGAAAAATTGATTGATTAAAGACTAGCTTCAAGTTAAATGTGTGGATAACTGATACAATAAGTATCTGCGGTTTGACAATTTTCAGGACGAAATTATAGAAAACATTTAATACTCAATTTCATTGAAAGATTAACAATCGTTCAGTTCAATAATTAACTGATTCACATCTTTATAAGCTTTTAAATGGTTATATTGTATAAGTTTAAGTAAACTTTAATAATATGACTATGAATGCAAAACTTTTAAACCCTATTTCAGGAAAAAGTAGCCTGCTATTTTTTCTTAGTTTTATTCTATGTTCATTACAGATATATGCTTTTCAGCCTTCGGCTAAAGCGTTTAATGAATATAAAGGTGAAGTGGTGAATGAGAGAACCGGAAGACCTATTTCTTCAGCATACCTTTCCCTGAATAATAGTAACATTTCAACCATCACGAATGCTGATGGTGTGTTTTCCCTCAAAGTTCCAGAGGATATGACTGAAGCTACCGTGACCATATCTGTTCTTGGATTTCAAAGTAAAACCCTTCCCCTGGATTATTTTAAACCAGAAGACACCCGTATAGAACTTTCAGAAACTATGGAAGAACTTACGGAAGTTAGCTTATATAAAGCAACTAATCCACGCCTGCTGGTTCAGGACATGCTGGACAAAAAGGATGAAAATTATCTTTCAGATCAAAGTATCATGACTTCCTTTTACCGGGAAACAATCAAGAAAGGATGGAGTAATGTTAGCTTATCTGAAGCAGTTGTAAAGATCCACAAAACATCTTACAAGGATAGCAAAAAAGATCTTGTATCTCTATATAAGGCTAGAAAAAGCACAGATTATGATAAACTGGACACCCTGGCGTTAAAGTTACGCGGTGGCCCTTTTAATACATTATACCTGGATATGATGAAATATACAGAGTATGTGCTTAGACCACGTATGATGGATAGCTACGATTTTAGCTTTGGTGAGCCTGCCAAGATCAATGATCGTTATACTTATGTTGTAAATTTTAGAGAACGTGATGAGTCAGATCCATGGTATTACGGGAAACTTTTTATCGATGCTGAAACTTCAACTCTGGTTAAAGCTGATTATAACCTGAACGTAGATAATAGAAATGCTGCTCAGGAGATGTTTGTAAAGAAAAAACCAAATGGAGCGAAAGTTTATCCTACAGCGTTGAATTACCAGGTTGATTACGCTCAGAATAATGGGAAATGGCACTTTGCCTATGGAAAAGCGCAGATGGATTATGTAGTTAACTGGAAACGTAAGATCTTCAATTCTAAATACAAGATCAATAGCGAAATGGTTGTGACCGACTGGCAGCCATATTCTGAAGAAGAATTTAAAATGAACCAGGAATTAATAAGACCTAATATCGTGATGGTAGACGATGTTTCTGGATTCTATGACTCACAATTCTGGGGTAATAACAATATTATCGAACCCGAAAAGTCTATTCAGAATGCAATTGATAAGATCAAACGTAAAATGGATTAAACTTAAAATCAAAAAATCAGAAACCCGCCAGTCGGCGGGTTTTTTTATACTTGAAATCGAAATGGTTATCCTATTTCAATAGTTTGCTCAAAACTATCTTCAGAAGTTTCAATTATAAAGGTGTATTTACCAGAATCTACTTCCGAGAAATCAAACGCCTTCCTAAGTTCAGTTTCTCTCGTTTGGAAATTACCAACCTTAACACCATTCTTATCGAAGACTTCAACACTAAGTTTCGATTCGCTTAGATTGGGCATATAAACCACTACCTGATCATCCACTATTTTAAAACATGGTTTGAATGCGAATTTGTAATTAGCATGATCAATTTTAATTTGGTCCTTTACTTTCGTAATTACAGTGGTAGACTTGCAATACTTTTTATCCAGAACCAGTAAATATTCCCCGTGGTCTAGCGAATCGAAATTAAACTTCTTCGAAAATCTGGCGTCCTCATCCAGCTGATCTCTGAATATAACCTCAGCATTTTGGTTTAAAAGACTAAGCTCAGATCCATATTCAGTTTTCTGTATATCTACGATCAGATCATATTGATTCTCTACTTTTAGGTTCACACCATCTGTGGCAGAACTGCTGAATGATACCAGTAACATGATTGCTACTACGAAATTGTTAATTGTGTTTTTCATAATCTAAGGTTTTAAGTTATACTTGGATTAACTGATGTAAACTTACCCTAGATCTACCTACTAAAGTAGCGTTAGATGATCCAGTTTATGTACTCAATTACCTAGATACAATCCATTTCAAACGTTATCGGTTAATCCAGCACATATAATTGCTAATTTTGTAATACAAGCAATTACTATTCAGGTGTAATTTTAGATGAAATCTCGATATTATGAATACAACATCAAAACCAAGGCTGGAAAGAATAGAACCTGGATTTGGGAGTTCATTTTCATATAGAACACATGATAAATTCCAGGTTGGTTCGAAAAAGACCTTTTGGCACTATCATCCGGAGGTCGAACTGGTTTACGTGAATGGCGGCTGCGGAAAGCGGCAGATAGGAAGTCATATATCTTATTACAGGAATGGTGATCTCATATTAATTGGATCGCTTCTTCCCCATTGTGCTTTTACCGATGGGCTCACTAATCATAATTGCGAAACGGTGATACAGTTTAGAAATGATTTTCTTGGCAATGAATTTCTTGACGCGCCTGAAATGTCACGAATTCAGAACCTGCTCGAGAGAGCAAAAAAAGGAATCGTTTTTCATGGTGACACCAAGCGTGGTATAGGAGCTATCATTGAGTCTTTACGAGAGCTCAATCCTTTTCAAAAATTGCTTGGGTTACTGGAAGTTTTGAATACACTTGAAAAAACTGGGGATTATACGATTTTAAATGCTGAAGGTTTTCTGCTGGAAACTAACTTACAGGATAATGACAGGATCAATATCATTTTTAATTTTGTAAAAGAGCACTTCCAGAGACCAATTAGTTTAAAGGAGATCAGCGATAAGGTTAGTATGACTAACCCAGCTTTCTGCAGGTATTTTAAAAGAATTACCGGAAAAACATTTACTCAGTTTGTAAATGAGTACAGACTTGCGCATTCAGCTAAACTATTACACGAAAGACAGATTAGCATAACCGATGTTTGCTTTGAAAGTGGTTTTAATAATTTTAGTCATTTCAATAAACAATTCAAGGCATTTACTGGGAGGTCACCATCAGTCTATAGAAGTGAATTAAAATTTAGCGTTACATAAAAAAACCCGCCAAATGGCGGGTTTGTATTTTATAACTTGATCTTTAGTCGTGATGCATAAAACTTTGTTTCTGAAGTAATTTTTCTTCAGATTCAACATGCTCATCATCTGGAACACAACAATCTACTGGACAAACTGCCGCACATTGAGGTTCTTCGTGAAAACCTTTACATTCGGTACATTTATCTGGTACTATATAGTAAATTTCGTCACTTATAGGTTCCTGAGCTTCGTTTGCGTTGGCCTCTTTCCCTCCGGGAAGTACCACATCACCTTCTAGATCGGTTCCATCTGCATATCTCCAGTCATCTGCACCTTCGTAAATTGCCGTGTTAGGACACTCTGGTTCACATGCACCGCAGTTTATACATTCATCGGTTATTACAATTGCCATAGCTCTGTTTTTATTGGTAAATTTAAGTACTGAGCGAAAAAAGACCTGAGCTTTTAGAGAAAATTATGGTTAATAGCTTCGGAAACTTTAATTTCGCTTCACAAATTTAAGATAGGCCACCCTCATAACCAAATATGAACATGACAATCGAAGAGCATACTTCAAACCTTGTTGCATTAGGAAAATTTTTAGGTCAGTTTCAGATCAATGGAGTTCAAAAACATCCGGATTTTTCAGAATTAGATGAGCTTACTAACGAAATGCATGAGAAGATCGATGCTTCCATTCATCGTAACGGATGGTTTACCCGGGAAAATGTTATATTCTCACTTCAGCAGTGGAGCGAAGCATTAAAATTCGAGAATATTCAAAAATGGATAGGTCGCTATGATCTTTCCAATTCTGGTGGAAAAAAAATTGGGATTGTTATGGCTGGAAATATTCCGCTGGTTGGTTTCCATGATTTTATTTCCACGATCATCTGTGATCACAACATACAGATAAAGCAATCCTCCAGTGATGAGCTGTTACTACCTCTTATCGCTCAATTTCTTATCGAGCAGAATTCAGAATATAAGAACAGG from Christiangramia sp. OXR-203 harbors:
- a CDS encoding carboxypeptidase-like regulatory domain-containing protein, which codes for MNAKLLNPISGKSSLLFFLSFILCSLQIYAFQPSAKAFNEYKGEVVNERTGRPISSAYLSLNNSNISTITNADGVFSLKVPEDMTEATVTISVLGFQSKTLPLDYFKPEDTRIELSETMEELTEVSLYKATNPRLLVQDMLDKKDENYLSDQSIMTSFYRETIKKGWSNVSLSEAVVKIHKTSYKDSKKDLVSLYKARKSTDYDKLDTLALKLRGGPFNTLYLDMMKYTEYVLRPRMMDSYDFSFGEPAKINDRYTYVVNFRERDESDPWYYGKLFIDAETSTLVKADYNLNVDNRNAAQEMFVKKKPNGAKVYPTALNYQVDYAQNNGKWHFAYGKAQMDYVVNWKRKIFNSKYKINSEMVVTDWQPYSEEEFKMNQELIRPNIVMVDDVSGFYDSQFWGNNNIIEPEKSIQNAIDKIKRKMD
- a CDS encoding AraC family transcriptional regulator, translating into MNTTSKPRLERIEPGFGSSFSYRTHDKFQVGSKKTFWHYHPEVELVYVNGGCGKRQIGSHISYYRNGDLILIGSLLPHCAFTDGLTNHNCETVIQFRNDFLGNEFLDAPEMSRIQNLLERAKKGIVFHGDTKRGIGAIIESLRELNPFQKLLGLLEVLNTLEKTGDYTILNAEGFLLETNLQDNDRINIIFNFVKEHFQRPISLKEISDKVSMTNPAFCRYFKRITGKTFTQFVNEYRLAHSAKLLHERQISITDVCFESGFNNFSHFNKQFKAFTGRSPSVYRSELKFSVT
- a CDS encoding 4Fe-4S dicluster domain-containing protein, with product MAIVITDECINCGACEPECPNTAIYEGADDWRYADGTDLEGDVVLPGGKEANANEAQEPISDEIYYIVPDKCTECKGFHEEPQCAAVCPVDCCVPDDEHVESEEKLLQKQSFMHHD